A single genomic interval of Arthrobacter methylotrophus harbors:
- a CDS encoding potassium channel family protein — MVAAAVLFLAAYSFQVIANLSEAQSTVVETIIWVTWLVFALDYAMCLLLARRRARWFVRNLHELLILALPVLRPLRLLRLVTLLKLLHRTAGNAMRGRILTFVLGSAALLTYCGALAVLDAEENAPGANITSFGDAIWWAMVTITTVGYGDHYPVTVVGRCVAAGLMVCGIAVLGVVTASVASWLVEQVSSGAAAAATVAEEPMRQEIRRLAEQVERLSALLEDADGGLRGGVAGASGDHSPSP, encoded by the coding sequence ATGGTGGCGGCAGCAGTGCTGTTCCTGGCGGCCTACTCGTTCCAGGTGATCGCCAATCTCAGTGAGGCCCAGTCCACCGTCGTTGAGACGATCATCTGGGTCACATGGCTGGTGTTTGCCCTCGACTACGCTATGTGCCTCCTCTTGGCGCGGCGTCGCGCTCGGTGGTTTGTGCGAAACCTCCATGAGTTGCTGATACTGGCTCTCCCGGTCCTGCGACCGCTGAGGCTGTTGCGGCTCGTAACACTACTGAAGCTGCTTCATCGCACCGCCGGAAACGCGATGCGGGGCCGCATTCTCACTTTTGTCCTCGGGTCCGCGGCCCTCCTGACGTACTGCGGTGCGCTCGCCGTGCTCGATGCTGAAGAGAACGCCCCGGGCGCCAACATCACCAGCTTTGGCGATGCCATCTGGTGGGCCATGGTCACGATCACCACCGTGGGCTATGGGGACCACTACCCGGTGACCGTGGTGGGTCGCTGCGTTGCCGCGGGATTGATGGTCTGTGGAATCGCTGTCTTGGGCGTCGTGACCGCCTCGGTTGCCTCGTGGCTGGTTGAACAGGTTTCCTCGGGAGCGGCGGCTGCCGCGACAGTCGCCGAGGAGCCCATGAGGCAGGAGATCCGCCGGCTGGCCGAGCAGGTCGAGCGGTTGAGTGCCCTCTTGGAAGACGCCGACGGCGGGCTACGGGGCGGCGTGGCCGGAGCCAGCGGCGACCACTCGCCGTCGCCGTAG
- a CDS encoding undecaprenyl-diphosphate phosphatase has product MINMIQAIVMGLLQGITELFPISSLGHSVILPKLFGWGLDQTAPGFLNFLIATHLATAVVLFFFFLRDWIEIAKGLGRSIRDRKIAPSDTYAKLGWLLVVGTVPAGIIGLVLEKPIRNLFGSPLIAAAFLVVNGLVLFGAERLRTRDSRRAAAQPVTATASDAEIATLSWKRALGIGTAQAAALIPGISRSGSSMAGGLLSGLNNENAARFSFLLATPIIGAAALLKLPELFAPAMADERGVFLVGALCAGVAAWFATKFLLRFFETRTLTPFAIYSVVGGAIYFVLMLVMG; this is encoded by the coding sequence ATGATTAATATGATCCAGGCCATCGTCATGGGCCTGCTGCAGGGAATCACCGAGCTCTTCCCGATTTCCAGCCTCGGCCACAGCGTCATCTTGCCCAAGCTCTTCGGTTGGGGCCTGGACCAGACGGCACCAGGATTCCTGAACTTCCTCATAGCCACGCATCTAGCGACAGCAGTCGTACTGTTCTTCTTCTTCCTCCGGGACTGGATTGAAATCGCCAAGGGTCTCGGACGCTCCATCCGGGACAGGAAGATCGCGCCCTCAGACACCTACGCAAAGCTCGGCTGGTTGCTTGTCGTCGGCACCGTACCGGCTGGAATCATCGGCTTGGTTTTGGAAAAGCCCATTCGGAACCTCTTTGGATCCCCGCTGATCGCTGCGGCCTTCCTTGTGGTCAACGGCCTTGTCCTTTTTGGGGCCGAACGTCTGCGGACAAGGGACAGCCGCCGCGCCGCGGCGCAACCGGTGACTGCCACAGCTTCCGACGCCGAAATCGCCACCTTGTCGTGGAAGCGTGCCTTGGGAATCGGAACGGCCCAAGCGGCCGCCCTGATCCCGGGAATCTCCCGCTCCGGCTCGTCCATGGCCGGCGGCTTGCTTTCGGGGCTGAACAATGAGAACGCCGCGAGGTTCAGCTTCCTGCTCGCGACGCCGATCATCGGTGCGGCCGCCCTGCTCAAGCTTCCCGAACTCTTCGCCCCGGCCATGGCCGACGAGCGCGGCGTGTTCCTGGTGGGTGCGCTGTGCGCCGGTGTCGCAGCATGGTTCGCCACGAAGTTCCTCCTCCGTTTCTTTGAGACGCGCACCCTGACGCCGTTCGCCATTTACTCGGTGGTCGGCGGCGCGATCTACTTCGTCTTGATGCTCGTGATGGGATAG
- a CDS encoding VOC family protein gives MPTPDITPGSPCWIDLMTSDPEKAKSFYNTLFGWTYETGDQEKYGGYITASKDGKLVAGIMQKQENMAQMPDVWSTYLRTDDIKATTAAAVANGGQVYMEPMEVPEQGTMAMYGDSSGAAIGAWQFGEMKGYQVAAETGAPAWHELFAKEYDSAVSFYQNVFGWETTVMGDSPEFRYTTLGAGDQAKAGIMDASGFLPAEVPSYWGVYFAVDKVDASIEQAVSLGATIVQAAEDTPYGRMATLTDPTGAIFKLIENQPA, from the coding sequence ATGCCCACGCCTGACATCACCCCCGGATCACCTTGCTGGATCGACCTGATGACCTCGGACCCGGAGAAAGCAAAGTCCTTCTACAACACCCTCTTCGGCTGGACCTACGAGACCGGGGACCAAGAAAAGTATGGCGGCTACATCACGGCCTCCAAGGACGGCAAGTTGGTAGCCGGGATCATGCAGAAGCAAGAAAACATGGCCCAGATGCCCGACGTCTGGTCCACATACCTGCGCACTGACGACATTAAGGCCACCACCGCAGCAGCCGTCGCCAACGGCGGCCAGGTCTACATGGAACCCATGGAAGTACCGGAGCAGGGAACCATGGCAATGTATGGAGATTCCTCCGGAGCGGCCATCGGTGCCTGGCAGTTCGGCGAAATGAAGGGCTACCAGGTGGCTGCCGAAACAGGTGCACCCGCCTGGCACGAGCTGTTCGCCAAGGAGTACGATTCGGCAGTTTCCTTCTACCAGAACGTCTTCGGCTGGGAAACCACCGTCATGGGTGACTCCCCGGAGTTCCGTTACACCACGCTGGGGGCGGGCGACCAAGCCAAGGCAGGCATCATGGATGCCTCCGGTTTCCTGCCTGCCGAGGTGCCGTCCTACTGGGGCGTCTATTTCGCTGTGGACAAGGTCGATGCCTCCATCGAGCAGGCCGTCTCCTTGGGCGCCACCATCGTCCAGGCGGCTGAGGACACTCCCTACGGCCGGATGGCCACCCTGACCGACCCGACGGGTGCGATCTTCAAACTCATCGAAAACCAGCCCGCATAA
- a CDS encoding ExeM/NucH family extracellular endonuclease, whose product MQFKNGKLVGLVVSAGLLAAPLATLPAMAADTPPATGASVVINEAYLSGGSAGAAFRNKFVELYNSSDSAVSLSGWSLQYRAASNVNPPTFITPLSGSIPAKGYFLVKGASNNAASTAAELPAADVDGSGTLNPSGSAGTIVLAKQGTAVNPLPTGSVVGNPAVADLLGYGTTNTFETATALAPASNTDVRSLNRNNGADTNNNAADLSLSAAITPTAAGATTPPPTGPETKTIAEIQGTGAASPFTGATVTTRGKVTAVYPTGGFNGYYVQTPGTGGDNDPAARTASDAIFVYSPSTVESTRIGDYLELTGVVSEFANQTQLSTDAAGVKKLSDAAPEVKPSNFTLPADEATRERYEGMLVAPQGPFTVTDNYSLNQYGEIALAGGTSPLVQPTAVASYGSPEYNAVVADNALRGIKLDDGASTNFLKDASTKAEALPYLSASDPVRVGSAASFRTNVILGYGNNAWKFQPLSQLTPATADSVQPVSFAGSRPQAPANVGGNLKIASFNVLNYFPTTGDQLSGCTYYTDRDGNPITVKDGCNARGAANAENLQRQQAKIVAAITKSGADVVSLEEIENSAQFGKNRDDALAKLVDSLNIETPGIWDYVRTPANAPPLSDEDMIRTAFIFKKATAEPLGESIIHNDTVAFASARKPLAQVFKPVGASDDKKFIAIVNHFKSKGSAVTPDDTDKGQGASNIARTKQAQSLLTFADGLKSSMGTDKVFLIGDFNAYSKEDPINVLTGAGYADLETTTGKHSYLFGGMVGSLDHILASPTAHEVVTGTDIWNINSVESVAFEYSRYNNNVVDYYAADQFRASDHDPVVVGLNLPTTPASVDLQFLGINDFHGRIDSNTVLFASTIEQLRAGATPGSTAFISAGDNIGASLFASAVAKDQPTLDVLNALELKASAVGNHEFDGGWADLRDRVIAGGNNAKFPLLGANVYQKGSTTPVLPEYTVVDMNGVKVAVIGTVTQETPSLVSPAGIADLEFGDPVDAVNRVAAKIKGGKLADVIVAEIHDGAGAGTPEGATIDQEIAAGGPFAKLVKETTPDVAAIFTGHTHKEYAWDAPILDAKGQPTGKTRPIVQTGNYGENIGRITLTLDTKTMAVTAYTAGNVKRSTTDMSGTYPRVAQVKAIVDKALADAAAVGNHPIGAVTGDITTAFTPDPAGGTPKRDDRASESTLGNLVADSLVDTLRAPELGGAEIGVVNPGGLRNELYYAPDGTITYAEANAVLPFVNNLWTTSLTGAKFKALLEQQWQTNADGSVPSRPYLQLGVSKNVNYTYDAGRAAGDRVTSVWVNGALIDPTKLYRIGTFSFLAAGGDNFRVFTEGGNTKDSGLVDRDAWIKYLREHQPVSPDFARRSVAVANTTAAEVKNGDAVTLAVSKLNLTSLGSPQNTSLRAVFTDAKGLATQLGTVAVTSGAATVNVKVPAGAAAGTGTLALTAVESGTVVKTAVKIALPLPPKCTAPVMPNKWYDILGWLKYAFAWLEYQGCLRG is encoded by the coding sequence ATGCAATTTAAAAATGGGAAACTCGTCGGTTTGGTGGTGTCAGCGGGATTGCTAGCAGCCCCGCTCGCGACCCTACCGGCGATGGCAGCCGATACACCCCCTGCAACAGGCGCGTCGGTGGTGATCAACGAGGCCTATCTCAGTGGCGGCAGCGCCGGAGCCGCCTTCCGGAACAAGTTCGTGGAGCTGTACAACAGCTCCGACTCCGCCGTAAGCCTGAGCGGATGGTCCCTCCAATACCGTGCGGCGAGCAACGTCAATCCGCCCACCTTCATCACTCCCCTCAGCGGCAGCATCCCGGCCAAGGGATACTTCCTCGTCAAGGGCGCCAGCAACAACGCGGCCTCGACGGCGGCAGAATTGCCAGCCGCCGACGTCGACGGCTCCGGCACGCTCAACCCCAGCGGGAGTGCCGGCACGATCGTCCTCGCGAAACAAGGCACCGCAGTGAACCCGCTCCCCACGGGTTCCGTAGTGGGCAACCCCGCCGTAGCCGATCTGCTCGGCTACGGCACCACGAACACCTTCGAGACCGCAACAGCCCTCGCGCCGGCAAGCAACACCGATGTCAGGAGCCTCAACCGGAACAACGGAGCGGACACCAACAACAATGCCGCAGACCTAAGCCTTAGCGCCGCGATCACTCCGACAGCGGCCGGGGCCACAACCCCTCCGCCGACAGGCCCGGAGACCAAGACCATCGCGGAGATCCAAGGCACCGGAGCAGCCAGCCCGTTCACCGGCGCCACCGTCACCACCCGCGGTAAGGTCACCGCCGTCTACCCAACGGGTGGTTTCAACGGCTATTACGTTCAGACCCCCGGAACCGGCGGCGACAACGATCCAGCGGCCAGGACGGCGTCGGACGCGATTTTCGTCTACTCGCCGTCGACCGTGGAAAGCACCCGGATCGGCGACTACCTCGAGCTCACCGGCGTGGTGAGCGAGTTCGCCAACCAGACGCAGCTCAGCACAGACGCAGCCGGAGTAAAAAAGCTCAGCGACGCCGCGCCTGAGGTCAAGCCCAGCAACTTCACGCTACCGGCTGACGAAGCCACCCGCGAGCGCTATGAAGGGATGCTCGTCGCCCCACAGGGTCCCTTTACGGTGACGGACAACTATTCGCTCAACCAGTACGGCGAAATCGCCTTGGCGGGCGGGACCTCCCCTTTGGTCCAGCCCACAGCAGTGGCAAGCTACGGCTCGCCGGAATACAACGCCGTGGTGGCGGACAACGCCCTGCGGGGCATCAAGCTCGACGACGGCGCGTCCACGAACTTCCTCAAGGACGCCTCCACGAAGGCGGAGGCGCTCCCCTACCTGAGCGCGAGTGATCCCGTCCGGGTTGGATCGGCCGCGAGCTTCCGTACCAACGTGATCCTCGGCTACGGGAACAACGCCTGGAAATTCCAGCCGCTCTCCCAGCTGACCCCGGCCACCGCGGATTCCGTGCAGCCGGTCAGCTTCGCCGGAAGCCGGCCCCAGGCCCCGGCCAACGTGGGAGGCAACCTGAAGATCGCCTCCTTCAATGTGTTGAACTACTTCCCCACCACCGGTGACCAGCTCAGCGGCTGCACCTACTACACGGACCGCGACGGCAACCCGATTACGGTCAAGGACGGTTGCAACGCCCGCGGCGCGGCGAATGCCGAGAACCTCCAGCGCCAGCAGGCAAAGATCGTCGCCGCCATCACGAAGTCCGGCGCCGACGTCGTCTCCCTCGAAGAGATCGAGAACTCGGCACAGTTCGGCAAGAACCGCGACGATGCCCTCGCGAAGCTCGTGGATTCCCTCAACATTGAAACCCCGGGAATCTGGGACTACGTCCGCACGCCTGCCAACGCTCCTCCACTGAGCGACGAAGACATGATCCGTACGGCTTTCATTTTCAAGAAGGCCACAGCCGAACCACTGGGTGAGTCGATCATCCACAACGACACCGTTGCCTTCGCCAGCGCACGCAAGCCCCTCGCCCAGGTTTTCAAGCCGGTGGGAGCAAGCGATGACAAGAAGTTCATCGCGATCGTGAACCACTTCAAGTCCAAGGGCTCCGCAGTCACGCCGGACGACACCGACAAGGGCCAAGGCGCCTCCAACATTGCCCGCACCAAGCAGGCCCAGTCGCTCCTAACCTTCGCCGATGGGTTGAAGTCCTCCATGGGCACCGACAAAGTGTTCCTGATCGGCGATTTCAACGCCTATTCCAAAGAGGACCCGATCAACGTACTGACGGGGGCCGGCTACGCGGATCTGGAAACCACCACGGGCAAGCACTCGTACTTGTTCGGCGGAATGGTCGGCTCCCTCGACCATATCCTGGCTTCTCCCACCGCTCATGAGGTGGTCACGGGAACCGACATCTGGAACATCAACTCGGTGGAGTCGGTGGCATTCGAGTACAGCAGGTACAACAACAACGTGGTGGACTACTACGCCGCGGACCAGTTCCGGGCCAGTGACCACGACCCCGTCGTGGTTGGCTTGAACCTTCCCACCACCCCGGCCAGCGTCGACCTGCAGTTCCTGGGGATCAACGACTTCCACGGACGCATCGACAGCAACACCGTCCTGTTTGCCAGCACCATCGAACAGCTCCGTGCGGGGGCCACACCCGGTTCCACTGCGTTCATCTCCGCGGGAGACAACATCGGGGCATCCCTTTTCGCCTCCGCGGTGGCCAAGGACCAGCCAACTCTCGATGTGCTGAACGCCCTTGAGCTCAAGGCCTCCGCCGTGGGCAACCACGAGTTCGACGGCGGATGGGCGGACTTGCGCGACCGCGTCATCGCTGGCGGAAACAACGCGAAGTTCCCCCTCCTGGGTGCCAACGTCTATCAGAAGGGCAGCACCACCCCGGTGTTGCCCGAGTACACCGTCGTGGACATGAACGGCGTCAAGGTGGCTGTCATCGGCACCGTGACACAGGAGACCCCGTCCTTGGTCAGCCCGGCCGGAATCGCGGACCTCGAGTTCGGTGACCCCGTGGACGCCGTCAACCGCGTTGCTGCCAAGATCAAGGGCGGCAAGCTGGCCGATGTGATCGTCGCGGAGATCCACGACGGCGCCGGAGCCGGTACGCCGGAAGGCGCCACCATCGATCAGGAAATCGCCGCGGGCGGCCCGTTCGCCAAGCTTGTCAAGGAAACCACCCCCGATGTGGCGGCCATCTTCACCGGCCACACGCACAAGGAATACGCCTGGGACGCCCCGATCCTCGACGCCAAGGGCCAGCCGACGGGCAAGACCCGCCCGATCGTCCAGACCGGCAACTACGGCGAAAACATCGGGCGTATCACCTTGACCTTGGACACCAAGACCATGGCCGTGACCGCCTACACAGCCGGCAACGTCAAGCGCTCAACAACGGACATGTCCGGAACCTACCCCCGTGTTGCACAGGTCAAGGCGATCGTCGACAAGGCGCTTGCCGACGCCGCCGCCGTCGGCAACCACCCCATTGGCGCAGTGACTGGGGATATCACCACGGCGTTCACGCCTGACCCCGCCGGCGGGACTCCCAAGCGTGATGACCGCGCGAGCGAATCCACTCTGGGCAATCTGGTGGCCGACTCCCTGGTGGATACGCTCAGGGCACCCGAACTTGGCGGGGCTGAGATCGGCGTCGTGAACCCCGGCGGTTTGCGCAACGAGCTCTACTACGCGCCCGACGGCACCATCACCTACGCGGAGGCCAACGCAGTACTTCCCTTCGTAAACAATCTGTGGACCACCTCCCTGACGGGTGCCAAGTTCAAGGCGCTTCTTGAGCAACAGTGGCAGACCAACGCCGATGGTTCTGTGCCGAGCCGGCCGTACCTGCAGCTCGGCGTATCCAAGAACGTGAACTACACGTACGACGCCGGCCGTGCGGCAGGCGACCGGGTCACCTCCGTTTGGGTGAATGGCGCGCTGATCGACCCCACCAAGCTGTACCGAATCGGTACTTTCAGCTTCTTGGCGGCAGGTGGCGACAACTTCCGGGTCTTCACGGAAGGCGGTAATACCAAGGACTCCGGACTGGTGGATCGTGACGCGTGGATCAAGTACTTGCGAGAGCACCAGCCCGTGTCGCCGGACTTCGCCCGCCGATCCGTAGCCGTCGCGAACACCACGGCGGCAGAAGTGAAGAACGGTGACGCGGTGACCCTGGCCGTGTCCAAGCTGAACCTGACCTCGCTCGGCAGCCCGCAAAACACCTCGCTCCGGGCTGTCTTCACGGATGCCAAGGGGCTCGCAACCCAGCTGGGAACGGTCGCCGTGACTTCCGGTGCAGCGACGGTGAACGTCAAGGTACCTGCAGGAGCGGCCGCCGGCACGGGCACTTTGGCGCTCACCGCCGTCGAGTCCGGGACCGTGGTGAAGACCGCCGTCAAGATTGCCCTCCCGCTGCCTCCGAAGTGCACTGCGCCTGTCATGCCAAACAAGTGGTACGACATCCTTGGCTGGCTCAAGTATGCCTTTGCCTGGCTTGAATACCAGGGATGCCTGAGGGGCTAA
- a CDS encoding FAD/NAD(P)-binding protein — protein MGKSQNIRVGLIGAGPRGTSVLERLLANWAATETAGRSLHIDVVDPYPAGPGHVWQPEQSRLYLMNTQSFYPTLIPEDPGLAPPLAGGSFEKWRAEQRSGDGSGLSAEERAELAALASRDFPSRALYGRYLRTTLEELLERVPAGVEIAFHRSSAVAARPLPDAAAGPAGGGFDVELDDGGRLAVDSLVLALGHLESRLNPEQRSFSEAAAELGLLYLPPAAPADVDWALVPDSEPVLVRGMGLNFFDLLGQLTESRGGRFVAAGDGLPGKLKYLPSGREPKIIAASRRGTPYRAKAGLDGYYPKSVRLRYLTESALERFAAAGIQPGFDHDLWPLLHRDALWAYYSTLVVAEPVAVSHATDFLTALEELLRPHAHATGRWENQVNELVSHHVAASRRLDLLGLAAPLAGRSFASRKALDDAVVDYLDDDARRSSLGEADPVKMAIGALHTGRAVLKSAVADGGITDQSWVGELRGWFESFVEGLASGPPALRAEQLAALARAGVVSFVGPDPRFNVDRSRRAFQAVSAWVHDDAAQARTLIEAMSPANRVGVSDSPFLRQLLADGLVRPKMMMTAEGMPVQTSGLDVHSHPYRLVGANGSVTPGLYALGLQLSSTQWGTAIAAEARPSNGPAYKSGQRTLRDADEIARDMLGLPLQK, from the coding sequence GTGGGTAAATCGCAGAACATTCGGGTGGGGCTGATCGGGGCAGGTCCCCGCGGCACCAGTGTGCTGGAGCGTTTGCTCGCCAATTGGGCTGCGACGGAAACGGCCGGACGTTCCTTGCACATCGACGTCGTGGATCCCTATCCCGCCGGTCCCGGACACGTCTGGCAGCCCGAACAATCCCGGCTATACCTCATGAATACGCAGTCGTTCTACCCCACGTTGATCCCCGAAGACCCCGGGCTCGCGCCGCCGTTGGCCGGGGGTTCCTTTGAGAAATGGCGCGCGGAGCAGCGCTCCGGCGACGGTTCAGGCCTGAGCGCCGAGGAACGGGCCGAACTTGCTGCGCTCGCTTCCCGCGACTTTCCCAGCCGCGCCCTTTATGGGCGGTACCTGCGTACCACGCTGGAAGAACTGCTGGAGCGTGTCCCGGCCGGCGTCGAAATCGCTTTCCATCGGAGCAGCGCCGTGGCGGCCCGTCCCTTGCCGGACGCGGCGGCGGGGCCCGCGGGCGGAGGGTTCGACGTCGAACTCGACGACGGCGGCCGGCTCGCCGTCGATTCCCTCGTCCTTGCGCTGGGCCACCTTGAGTCCCGACTCAACCCGGAGCAGCGCTCGTTCAGCGAAGCCGCGGCGGAGCTTGGTTTGCTGTATCTGCCCCCGGCGGCTCCGGCCGACGTGGACTGGGCACTGGTCCCAGATTCCGAACCGGTGCTGGTGCGGGGTATGGGACTGAACTTCTTCGACCTGCTCGGCCAGCTGACGGAAAGTCGCGGGGGACGATTCGTGGCTGCGGGCGATGGCCTCCCGGGAAAGCTCAAGTACTTGCCGTCGGGCAGGGAACCGAAGATCATTGCGGCATCCAGGCGCGGCACTCCGTACCGGGCCAAGGCCGGACTGGATGGCTATTATCCGAAGTCCGTGCGTTTGCGGTACTTGACCGAGAGCGCATTGGAACGCTTCGCCGCCGCGGGCATTCAACCCGGATTCGATCACGATCTCTGGCCGCTCCTGCATCGGGATGCCCTGTGGGCCTACTACTCGACGTTGGTCGTGGCGGAACCAGTGGCAGTGTCTCATGCGACGGACTTCCTGACTGCCCTCGAAGAGCTGCTGCGGCCTCATGCGCATGCCACCGGTCGATGGGAAAACCAAGTAAACGAGCTGGTTTCACACCATGTTGCAGCGTCACGCCGCCTCGACCTGCTGGGTCTCGCGGCGCCGTTGGCCGGGCGTTCATTTGCGTCGAGGAAGGCACTCGACGACGCCGTCGTGGACTATCTGGACGACGATGCCCGCCGTTCCTCCCTGGGGGAGGCCGATCCCGTGAAGATGGCCATCGGTGCCCTGCATACGGGACGGGCCGTCCTGAAAAGTGCGGTGGCCGACGGCGGCATCACGGACCAATCGTGGGTGGGCGAGTTGCGGGGCTGGTTCGAGTCCTTCGTCGAGGGACTCGCTAGCGGGCCTCCCGCGCTGCGCGCAGAACAGTTGGCCGCCTTGGCGCGTGCCGGCGTCGTGAGTTTCGTGGGTCCGGATCCGCGATTCAACGTGGACCGTTCCAGGCGTGCCTTCCAAGCGGTATCCGCCTGGGTGCACGACGACGCAGCGCAAGCCAGGACTTTAATCGAGGCCATGTCCCCGGCGAACAGGGTGGGAGTGAGCGATTCCCCGTTCCTGCGGCAGTTGCTTGCCGACGGCTTGGTGCGGCCCAAGATGATGATGACCGCCGAGGGAATGCCGGTGCAGACCTCCGGATTGGATGTTCACTCGCATCCGTACCGTTTAGTGGGCGCCAACGGCTCCGTGACTCCCGGGTTGTACGCCCTTGGCTTGCAGCTTTCCTCGACCCAATGGGGGACGGCCATTGCCGCGGAGGCCCGGCCTTCCAACGGCCCGGCGTACAAGAGCGGCCAGCGCACACTCCGCGACGCGGACGAAATCGCCAGGGACATGCTCGGCCTTCCCCTCCAAAAATGA